In a single window of the Saccharothrix australiensis genome:
- a CDS encoding TetR/AcrR family transcriptional regulator, with product MAVRTTGDAAVGEADTRTRIVRATAMLLQRQGYEGTSIKRISAEARVTQGSVYHFFPGGKEQLAVEALRHGAEEFTELLRAGLDSAEDPAEAVAACAVRLADTLRVSSWTDGCPVAATALETIGASPDIQRASAQALRQWQELLAAKLTTGGVPDAAARALACTIISTLEGAELICRVSADAAALHTAAVHLAQLVRLHMS from the coding sequence ATGGCGGTACGGACGACGGGCGACGCAGCGGTGGGTGAGGCGGACACGCGGACGCGGATCGTGCGCGCCACCGCGATGCTCCTGCAACGCCAGGGTTACGAGGGCACCTCGATCAAGCGGATCAGCGCGGAGGCCAGGGTCACGCAGGGCTCCGTCTACCACTTCTTCCCCGGCGGCAAGGAACAGCTCGCCGTGGAGGCGCTGCGGCACGGGGCGGAGGAGTTCACCGAGCTGCTGCGGGCCGGCCTGGACAGCGCCGAGGACCCGGCCGAGGCGGTGGCGGCCTGCGCCGTGCGGCTCGCGGACACCCTGCGGGTGTCGAGCTGGACCGACGGCTGCCCGGTGGCGGCCACCGCGCTGGAGACCATCGGCGCGTCACCGGACATCCAGCGCGCCTCGGCGCAGGCGCTGCGGCAGTGGCAGGAGCTGCTGGCGGCCAAGTTGACGACCGGCGGCGTGCCGGACGCGGCGGCCCGCGCCCTCGCGTGCACGATCATCAGCACGCTGGAAGGTGCCGAGCTGATCTGTCGCGTCTCGGCCGACGCCGCGGCGCTGCACACCGCCGCCGTGCACCTGGCGCAGCTCGTCCGCCTGCACATGAGCTGA
- a CDS encoding LLM class oxidoreductase, protein MLETDRFAGHRGYRTMFTPGRLTVGLFLPLWQYTGDMAGMAGQGEVVKLADRSGFAAIWVRDVPLFDPGFGDVGQVYDPWTYLAWLAAHTRHAALAAGSAIFPLRHPIDLAKQSASIDHLSGGRLVLGVASGDRPAEFPAYNVDFESRGERYRETVHLFRTLLESVKPSVSSPLSRMQGVDLLPKPVSGRIPLLVTGRSQQTPEWIAEHADGWLVYPGAANADGTTALGQRVAAWRSLIPGGEFKPVATNEWIELVEDPRHPPTPLRGGFVLQTGSEGLLDLLHRWQEAGINHGALGVQHGRRPAAEAVAQLAEEVVPHFPAPAAPDPQVPVW, encoded by the coding sequence GTGCTCGAAACAGATCGGTTCGCCGGACACCGCGGGTACCGCACGATGTTCACCCCCGGCCGCCTGACAGTCGGGCTGTTCCTCCCGCTGTGGCAGTACACCGGTGACATGGCCGGCATGGCCGGTCAGGGCGAGGTGGTGAAGCTCGCCGACCGGTCGGGGTTCGCGGCCATCTGGGTGCGCGACGTCCCGCTGTTCGACCCCGGTTTCGGCGACGTCGGGCAGGTCTACGACCCGTGGACGTACCTGGCCTGGCTGGCCGCGCACACGCGGCACGCCGCCTTGGCCGCCGGCAGCGCCATCTTCCCGCTGCGCCACCCGATCGACCTGGCGAAGCAGTCCGCGTCCATCGACCACCTCTCCGGTGGCCGCCTCGTCCTGGGCGTCGCCTCGGGCGACCGCCCGGCCGAGTTCCCCGCCTACAACGTCGACTTCGAGTCCAGGGGCGAGCGCTACCGGGAGACGGTCCACCTGTTCCGGACGCTGCTGGAGTCGGTGAAGCCCAGCGTCTCGTCCCCGCTGAGCCGGATGCAGGGCGTCGACCTCCTGCCCAAGCCGGTCAGCGGCCGAATCCCGCTGCTGGTCACCGGCAGGTCGCAGCAGACGCCCGAGTGGATCGCCGAGCACGCCGACGGGTGGCTCGTCTACCCCGGCGCGGCCAACGCCGACGGCACCACCGCGCTGGGGCAGCGGGTCGCCGCCTGGCGCTCGCTCATCCCCGGCGGCGAGTTCAAGCCGGTGGCCACCAACGAGTGGATCGAGCTGGTGGAGGACCCCCGCCACCCGCCGACGCCGCTGCGGGGCGGTTTCGTGCTCCAGACCGGCAGCGAGGGCCTGCTCGACCTGCTGCACCGCTGGCAGGAGGCGGGCATCAACCACGGCGCGCTCGGTGTCCAGCACGGTCGGCGGCCGGCGGCGGAGGCCGTCGCCCAGCTGGCCGAGGAGGTCGTGCCGCACTTCCCGGCGCCGGCCGCGCCCGACCCGCAGGTCCCGGTGTGGTGA
- a CDS encoding flavin reductase family protein: protein MTLGPASSGTPPLTPEGEAFRRAMRHLPTGVAVLTTRGPGGPHGMTVNSVLSVSLAPPTLLVAVGHRTRTHGLLARADSYTVNVLGADQGDLADRFARSRPEGEAEFEGLAWTPSPVTGNPVLAGSVVAVDCRIGERVRVADHTLFLGAVRHVRSAPDGTGCPLVFVHRAYRRVATEPAA, encoded by the coding sequence GTGACACTGGGACCCGCGTCGTCCGGCACGCCTCCGCTCACCCCGGAGGGGGAGGCGTTCCGGCGCGCGATGCGGCACCTGCCCACCGGGGTCGCCGTCCTCACCACCAGGGGACCGGGCGGTCCGCACGGCATGACCGTCAACTCGGTGCTCTCGGTGTCGCTCGCCCCGCCGACCCTGCTGGTGGCGGTCGGGCACCGCACCCGCACCCACGGTCTGCTGGCCAGGGCCGACTCCTACACGGTCAACGTCCTGGGCGCGGACCAGGGCGACCTGGCCGACCGGTTCGCCCGGTCGCGCCCCGAGGGCGAGGCCGAGTTCGAGGGCCTGGCCTGGACGCCGTCGCCGGTGACCGGGAACCCGGTGCTGGCCGGCAGCGTGGTCGCCGTCGACTGCCGGATCGGGGAGCGCGTTCGGGTCGCGGACCACACCCTGTTCCTCGGCGCGGTCCGCCACGTGCGGAGCGCGCCGGACGGCACGGGCTGCCCGCTGGTGTTCGTCCACCGGGCCTACCGCCGGGTGGCAACCGAGCCGGCGGCATGA